A window of Nitrospira sp. genomic DNA:
CCCTTCGCCTTTCCGAATACCAAACCAAGCTTGCTCGTGCCGCTGCCTCATCGGCGTCAGCCATCCGCTCTTGGATGTACTTGCCGTGTGTCCCTGTCCGGACGCCTCGCCCAAGTACGATGGCGATTCCGTCTAGTGTTGTGTCCCGGAAGTTCGTTCGTGGTGAGCGTGTCGAACCATGAACGGAACTCCTTGAAAGCCGGCGCCCTTCGACCGGCTCAGGGCGAACGGATTATTACCTGAACTTCTGGGACACAACACTAGAACCTATCTCAAAATGGGTGTTCCGGTAATAACCGGTCATGCCCGCGAAAGCGGGCATTCAGAGTGACCTGAAAGGTCTGGATTCCCGCCTGCGCGGGAATGACGACCACAGATCCCATCCCGTCATGAACGAATTTTGAGATAGGTTCTAGAGACCTTGCTACATTCCAGGGTCCCGTGCCAAAGCAGTGGCGGCAGGGGGTGCACCATCGAGGGTGTGGAGTAGGTTGCGCGGAGGTTACCGAGTTGCGTTCGAGAAATCGGAACCGTTACGAAGTCGCGTATGGAAGCGAACGCGGTAGATCAGAATGCGGCTCTGCAAGGCATCAGGAGACTCCCCCGTTTCTCACCGAGCTTTGGGTAGGACTACCATTGTTTCCGAGGGAACGACGATCATATCTCCCGGCATTAACTCAATGTTCTGTCCTGAGCCGTCTCGAACCACGATATCGTCATAGCTGGCTCTGAGTTTGGTCTGTCCTTGGCCGTCCTTCGTAAAACGGAAAATTACGATGGTATTTTTAGCAGCCACGGCGGTAAACCCGCCTGCGACTGTAATCCCTTGTAACAGGGTGGTTTTACTTTTCAGCGGATACCTGCCGGGCTTATTCACTTCTCCAAGGACATAGATTTGATAGCTCTGTACGTCTTTTACCGTCATCGATATCGTAGGAGTCTCCAAGTACCCTTTGAGGCCAGCGGATATCTCCTCTGTCAATTGGACCGGCGTCTTACCCACCGCAGAGAGATCGCCAAGTAGTGGAAGGGAGATCTTTCCATCCGGTCTGACGTGGACCTCCTTGGAAAGATCAGGATTCTTCCAAACAGTAATCTCTAAGACATCTTCAGGACCGATGATGTATTCCGGGGTCACTATCAGTAAGGACTTATCAGTTCCGCCAGAACTTCCCGCCATTGTCGACAACGGTTTCTTTGAAATATTCTGCTCAGCAATCGATTGTGCGGCATTGACAAAAATGAGGATCGCAACGCCTAGGATGATACGGGAAGAACAGATTCGCATATTGATACTCCTCTCCACGATTTCCCATAGTACACGTTCGGGCTCCAAAAAGCAGATGGAACATTGGGTAGGTCTATAGAGCTGAGGCGAATGCTTCATAGATCCCCCCCCTTTACAGGCGGGGTCCTCTCAGAATTCAAGCTGCGCTTGTTCCGCGTCTTCCTTCGCTTGTCGGGCGACGTACCGCCTGATGATCTCCTCCGTAATCCCGACGGTGGACACAAAGTACCCCTTTGACCAGATTCCGCCGCGATCCCAGTACACCTGATCCAAAAACCGAAACTTCTCCCGCAATGCCCGACTCGTGTTCTTCTTCACCGCCTCCACCGCAAAGCTGACGCTGTATTTCGGGGGGATCACCATTACAGTCGGGGACCTCTCGCACAAATAGAAGCCATTTCAAAACCCCAGGACCGTGCTTCGACAAGCTCAGCACGAACGGAAACGCATAACGACACACTCCCCTACGCGCCAATGCAGAACTCGGATGAGTGAGCATACGGAAAATTCAAGCCACCCGTTCTCAGCGGATCGATTTCGATCCGGCGGATCTATTTCGATTCCCAGATTGCTTAGCTTCATTCGCGACCATTGCAGTGCCTCGCCTGGCTCAAATTAGCCTTCACCATCTCAAGCCGTTGATAAGGCTACTTTCCCTTTCATGTTCATTAAAAGCGCTTCATCTACGCGATTGGTCCAGCAGTTGCTCATATGTGATTACAACAGGAGCAAGCGAAATGATGGTGCGATGGTGCGGGCTCTCCGCACGTGACGTTAAAGAATCTCTAGCCGTAGGGAGAGAGCGCGAAGATTGGATTCACGCTTCTCCAAAGGAGGTTGCCATGAAACAAGTTATGGCGGTCATCACAATATGGAGTCTCGTTGTCCCGGCTTTGGTGCTTGTCGACTCGAACGCCTGGAGTGGCTGTACGATTGAGCAGCGGATTGACCTCGGCAAACAAGGATATGACAAAGGCGAGGTGGAAAAGGCGTGCAGCGACAGCGGCGATGATTTCTGGAATACCATGGGTAAGGCTCTGGGGAATACCCTGAGTGATGCCATGACTAGAGGAGTGGACAAAGCATTTGGAGGGAGTGGAAAGAACCCCTACACCGATGCGTCGGCCATGAATGGTGCGAGCCGGTGTGAAACCAATGTAGGGACCTGTCCCCTGTCCGGAGGACCTGCAGGCTATCCCTGCTATTGTCGCGGGTGGAACGGCTCCACACTTACGGGAGTCTCACGATAAACTGACTTACAGACTGAGAAATGGCTTCGCACTTCCAGGCCAAGAGGACTCCATGCAGCTTCTCGCTTGCAGAGACCTGGACGAGGGCATTCGAGCTGTAGCCGAATCACGGATGGACGTTCGTCATCGGTGGTGCTGGGGTGACCGTTCGTCCGTGGGGCAGCACTCCGGCAGAATGCTCAAGAGAAGACCGCTCAGCGTTCCGCGAACAGGGTACGGGGAATCTCCCATGAACGACCGTCGTGCAGGCTGGCATCTTGAAGTCGCACGACACCTTGTTCCTCCTGCACGCGAAGAACGCGGTCGGCGCGGACGCGTAACTGGTCGAAACGTTGCCGGCCGGCCTGCGTGAGTATCGGAGCGGAGGGACAGAGACACACGATCGTATAGCCCTGCTGGGTCAACCGGGTGATGGCGTTCATCATGCGATCAAACAACCGTGCAGCGTCATGACTGGGAACCGCCTGGCTATAGAAGGTCTCAAAAAGCCCCGCCAACATGGCGATGCGGGCGTGATACCGATCGAGCGCCGCGCCGAGACAATCTGATACCAATCGTTCCACCTGATGCGAACTGAACGCCCTGGCCACATGGATCATGGCCAGAACCTGACGAGGCCGGCGTCGCCCGGCACGGGCCAATCGAGCGACGGCAAACGGATCGAACGTGTTGGCTCCATCGACATACAGAACCGGCTCTCCGGCGAAGACTCGCTCCGTGACGATATGGAGGCCCAACCGAAAGACCAGCGCATGTCCGTAGAGCAGAAGCAGCTTGTCGCTGGGATGAAACGACACAGAGGCATATCGCAGCGCAAGAGACCAGTCTCCTGACGCGTCGCGCGTCGTCTCCCGCGCGCATTCGCCGCTTCGCCGATCGAGAAGGGGCAAGGTCGTCGATTCTACGCTCGCACGCATATCACACCTCTCTATTACCCACAGCATCCGCCGGAAAAATTCTGTCGCTGTCGCCAGGCATGCCAACAGACATCGCACAGTTCCAATCTGGTTCGGGTGAACGCATCCACATATTCGACTCGCTGAGCGATTCTCGCCCCGCAATCGGCGCAGCGACCCACCGCCTGAGTGTCAGTGTCCGGTTGTACCGACATAGTCTCCGACCCTCATGTTCGGACGTACCCGTCTGCTGCAGACCGTCGACATGAATCGGCTCTGCTGACGAGCGCCGACGAGATTGCGCCAGATGCGTTCCGTCAAGGAAAAGGAATAGGCTTTTGTCCGTTGCAACTCCCATTGTAAGTCGCGAAGACGCCCGTTGAGCACGTTCACGGTTCGCTCCAGATGCATCAACCGGTCTTTGGTCGTCACGGCTCGTTCCATCATCACAGTCCTCCTTGCTGACGTGCCTACATCGCACAATGTCGAATGACGCCGATCACCACACCTTCGATACGGAACGCGTCCGATGGCTGTACGAGGATCGGTTGCATGGCGGCGTTGGCCGGATGCAACTCGATGTGCGTGTCTTTTTTATAATAGGTTTTGATCGTGGCCTCATGGTTGACCAGCGCCACCACGGTTTGTCCGTTTTGCGCCGTTTCCTGTTTGTGCACGACGACGATATCGCCCGGGAGAATACCGTCATCCTTCATCGACTCTCCCTTGACGCGCAGCGCAAAGGTATCGCCTCCCCGCAACATGCTCAACGGCACCTCGATCAACTCGGACTGAGGCAGCGGCTCGATCGGCAACCCCGCGGCCACCATCCCGGCCATTGGAATTTCCGAGACGCGACTCAGTCTCTCGATCGCGACCTTCACCATACCGGGAATGCGGCGCATGCCCGCTTCATATCGCGCGACCGAAACCCGTGTTGTTTGCAGCGCGTCTGCCAATTGTTGCTGCGTGAGTCCCAGTTGTTGCCGCATGCGTTTCAGCTCGGTCGGCTTCATGATGTAACCGATGGTTACATACTACGCCACTACCTGTCAAGCCTCAATTTCAGTCCTTCTTTATAATGGAGGTGGAAAGCTCCTTTCGGCAGAGGCTCTGTGAATAACTTTCAATGAAACTCTGCACCTGCCAAGCTGATACGCAAGCGTCGCGTTAAAACACCGCTCCTAATCAGCGCATTACCATTTATGAGCTTTTTATAGAAAAACCCACAAGATATGGTGGGTTATCATCCTCACAACCCAATGCCTAAAAAATAGGCAAACAGG
This region includes:
- a CDS encoding polysaccharide biosynthesis/export family protein; its protein translation is MRICSSRIILGVAILIFVNAAQSIAEQNISKKPLSTMAGSSGGTDKSLLIVTPEYIIGPEDVLEITVWKNPDLSKEVHVRPDGKISLPLLGDLSAVGKTPVQLTEEISAGLKGYLETPTISMTVKDVQSYQIYVLGEVNKPGRYPLKSKTTLLQGITVAGGFTAVAAKNTIVIFRFTKDGQGQTKLRASYDDIVVRDGSGQNIELMPGDMIVVPSETMVVLPKAR
- a CDS encoding transposase, whose protein sequence is MVIPPKYSVSFAVEAVKKNTSRALREKFRFLDQVYWDRGGIWSKGYFVSTVGITEEIIRRYVARQAKEDAEQAQLEF
- the lexA gene encoding transcriptional repressor LexA; its protein translation is MKPTELKRMRQQLGLTQQQLADALQTTRVSVARYEAGMRRIPGMVKVAIERLSRVSEIPMAGMVAAGLPIEPLPQSELIEVPLSMLRGGDTFALRVKGESMKDDGILPGDIVVVHKQETAQNGQTVVALVNHEATIKTYYKKDTHIELHPANAAMQPILVQPSDAFRIEGVVIGVIRHCAM